ATTCTGCTATCAGTTGAtctcatttttgtttttccatttttgTGCAGCCCATTAAGGAAGGTGCTCTTGGAAATATTCCAACAATTGCCTTTTGCGATACTGATTCTCCAATGCGGTATGTTGATGTTGGCATTCCTCCTGAAGAGGCCAAGCaacaagaggaggaggaagCACCAGCTGCCCCAGAATATGCCATTCAAGACTTTGGTGCTGCTGGCATTGCCGGTTTCCCCACAGCTGATGGTGAATGGACGGCTGTCACAGTACAACCCTGGCCCGAGGCAGTTCCACAACAACCTATTGCAGCTGCGCCTGCTGATTGGGCCCCAGATACTTGTAAGAATAATTTATTCAACTTTGGATCTGTGGTTATATGCTAGTCATTTGTGTGATTTAATTTCAGTTTGATTGGTTGTATTGTCATTCTCTTTACCCCCGTATTTGTTCTCCCTCCTTTTTCCTAATAAATTGGATGCGCAATAGTTGCTGCATCAAGCTTTTAATGTGTTCTTGTGTTTCAAAAGTTCTCCCTCGAAATGGTAGAAACTCTTGCAGCTTTAACATAgtcttgttaaaaaaatataagatcaCAATTTGTTTGACCTAAGTTCTTTTTATAGCTGCAGCTGCAGGTGATTGGGAACCGGTTCCAGCTCCTCAGCCTTCCGTTCCGGCACCCGGAGCTGTTGCTCCCACTAGTTGGGAATAGGATGAGTATgggattttcttttgtttaggaTAGATGCATCATTACCTGTAGgtttgatatttaaattttgatttagcaTACTGATACTTGGTTTGTTTCAACAATTTAATTGTTCCGTTGCGACCGCTAATGGTACTGAAGTTTGCTGAGACAAAAGAATATGTCGGGATAACCTTACAAGATCACATTTTGCATATTGACCTATTATCTCAATTTTTCGGATGCCCCATCCTtaattgaaattcaaacttactatgtaagaataaaatttaaaactgtTCATACTATGGACAATAATCCATCATTTAATCACTGTAAGAAAATGTCGCATATCTAATCAATTTACAACGACATGCAATGGAAAAAGTACAATATATAAAGCATGTTCGTGATTATATTAATATTCCCTTTCATCCATTAAGGTAAGATTTCTTGTTTACTTGCATCAGATACAAATGTTACGTTGAATAGTGTATCCTTCTAGGGTTTCAAGGGTTTGTATAAAAATGATCTATATaagaaatatagaaaattaatttttaacattttgtgactaaatttttatttaactttttttgtcAAAGGTAAAGTCATTTTATTTcactataaataaatttaaggtCCATATTTGGACAACAAATGAAGGATAGTATTGAAAATGTTCCACAAAAAACCAAATCAGTTTACAAGAAGAGTAAAGGCCTAAAGAGAGTGAAATGAAAGAACATCTTTAATTTTGAAGTTCATGGAAGACCCGATGAGCAGAAATCGCCCAAGGTGCATCAAACCCTTCAATTCTCCCAGTTTGGTATAACAAATGTTACGTTGAATAGTGTATCCTTCTAGGGTTTCAAGGGTTTGTATAAAAATGATCTATATaagaaatatagaaaattaatttttaacattttgtgactaaatttttatatagttaatattaataaattttttattataaaataatttatttaacttttttttttgtcaaaggTAAAGTCGTTTTATTTcactataaataaatttaaggtCCATATTTGGACAACAAATGAAGGATAGTATTGAAAATGATCCACAAAAAACCAAATCAGTTTACAAGAAGAGTAAAGGCCTCAAGAGAGTGAAAGAACATCTTTAATTTTGAAGTTCATGGAAGACCCGATGAGCTTCTTCCGCAACTAGGAGGGGGGGAGGTCCATTTCCCTTCAAAAATAAATGCATTCCTACCCTTCCAAAGTTCCAATTCAACCAAGTTGTAATAGCTGCCAAGTTCCTCTTCTTCTGATGACGGAATTATTAACTCTCCTCTGCTGCTTATTCAGGTAACACGTCTCAAATGCGGTGGTTTCATCTTTGCTATACGTGTTAACCACACACTGTGTGATGGATGTGGAATTGGTCAATTCATAAAGGCCATAGCAGAAATTGCCCAAGGTGCATCAAACCCTTCAATTCTCCCAGTTTGGTATAGGGAGCTTCTTTGTGCCAGAGACCCACCAAGAGTCACATTCATCCACCATGAATACAAACAACTATCACTTGATGACAACAAAACTGTCTCCTTCAAACCCTCCCAAGCTTCCTTCTTCTTTGGCCCCCAAGAGATTGATGCATTGCGCTGCGGGAATTCTACTTTTCTACACCTCCGGATTTCCAGCTTTTGCAAAGATTTGGGAAAACAATTGCCCAGAAAAGGATACATGAGAGGAACACCGTGAGATATCCATTTCTTGCAGGCAACTTAGATGGTTCATGCTCATCATTGTCTTTAATGCAGACTCCCTCACAGATTCACATCCCCTAACTGATAATCTATCCCCATCAAGATTCATGGTCTTCATCTGTGGATAAATTTCGTCGCCTATACTAGTTTGCGAACTTTGGAAACATCCGACAAAGAAGAAACGATTCTGAAGAATACCTGATTAAGCATCTCTTCCTTCAACATTGGGCAATCTCTTATTTGAAGCTTCCTAAGTTCCTAGTTAGATTACAACAATGATACAACTTCAAGGTTTGCAAATTAGACAAGTTGCACAAAGACTCTGGCAATGTCTTAATAAACGTCCAAGACAGATCCAGGTAGCGCAGATGGACTAATTCTTTAATTGAATCAGGCACCACAATTATACTCAAGGATGAATCTCTCGTGTACCATGACGCCACACCACGTTTACAGAAGGATAAAGCTCTCAAGTATTTAAACTTTGATAATATGTCCCATGTTGCTGCTTCAATGTTGCAGTTGGAAGATGAGCAAttgccaaataataataatgttctCAAAGATTTTACTTCAGAAATCAAATTATGAAATTTTGAGCTACAGTAACATAAATTTGCACACAAATGTTGAGGCTGAATCCTTATCTCCTCCTCTTTACCAAGTTCTTCTAGATTGCAATAGAAATCTCCAGCAAGGAATATTGCTAAGTCATGCAAGAGATCATGCATCACAAAATAATCACCAAAGCCTTCATTCTTCGTGAAAAATAATCTGGAAGTAAGTTCATTAAAACACTCACAACCAACTTCTTCTAAACTCTCCTCTCTTTGGTGGTGGTAAAAATCTTCTGCCATCTACAAAAGGATTAATTCATCTTTCTTAAATTCATAATCCTTGGGAAATAAAGCACAAGAAACAAAACAACGCTTTAAATATGGAGAAAGATGGAAGTAACTTATTAATAATGCTGGAATAATCTTACTCTTCTCCACCGAAAATTCCCAAATATGACTCATTAGTATCTTGTTCCATTCCTCAACATCATGCTTAGTACGTAACAAGCGACCAAGTGTTTCTGCAGCTAATGGCAAGCCATCACACTTCTTGACAATCTTTCTTCCTATTAGTGCTGCTCTCCCATTTGATTCTGGAAAAGATGCATTTTTCGCAAACACTGACCAACAATAGTCCTCCAACAACTTTCTGAGAAAATAAGGGTGACAATTTTGAACTGCGGAAGCAACATTTTCTTCCCGAGTAGCAGAAGAATAATACTTCCCTTATTCCCATTTTGTTGGAAAGGGGTCATAAAATCACTCCATTTGTCACCATCATCACTCCAAACATCATCCAGAACAATAAAGAACTTCTTATTGGACAATTCTTTTTTCAAAGCATTTTGAAGTAAATCGAAATCATCCAGACTACAAGTACTTCCATGGATCTGCTTTATGACATTCCTTGTTGTCTCAACAACTTCAAACTTCTCCAAAACGCAAACCCATGCTTTCAGATCAAATCCCTTcatgaactcctcctcattgttGTACAGCCATTGGACTAAAGTTGTTTTATCAACCCCACCTATGCCAACAATAGCCATCACAGACAGGTGATGCTCATTGTTGTCCTTCAGCATCTTGACTAAGGCCTTCTTGTCATCCTCCCTGCCATACACATTCCCTCTCACAAGAGAAGTGGACGGAGTCCTCCATGATGAGCCACCAGTGGGAATCTTTTCAAGACCAAGgaaatctttttgttttccaaGATCCTCTATTCTTCTAACTACCCCTTCCATCTTCTCTACCATCTCCCGATCTCGTTTGACTAAGAAGCTAGGGGACCACCAGGAAGAACTTTCCTCCTTTTGTGTGGCAGCTTTGGCGAGGACAGTGTCCAGCAAGTCCTCAGCACAGTAAACAGCATCCCGGAGACTATCGAGCCACTTCCTCACCAATGGATTACCGAACTGCTTCATCTCAGCATCAGCAACAAGAACTTCAGCACCCAACAGAGCAGTCTTCAGCCTTTCAACCAAGTCAGAGCCAAGCTTCTTTCCCAGTACCAAGTTGATAGCATCAGTTGTAAGGAGCCTCTCAAAGACAGTATTAATGAAGCCATTAAGAAAAGCTCCACAACAAGTGCAGCAGCCATGATATGATCTCAACAAGTGATCGGAAATTTAGATATGAAGGTGAGTAAAAAATGTAACGCTTGCAGgctttggtgtcctttgtgggACTGTCTGAGGGtcctaataattaaatattggtGTCCTTTGTGGGACTGTCTTGCTAGCTCTATATTAATTTGATGTATTTGattgttattttgtaatttgGAAGGTGCATACAAAGTAATTTTCATTTTTGCCATTAACTTCTTTATTGTTACCTTTAATTTTTGCCAtgtgattgaaaacttattcattaattttgtataaTGTGATATGATGAAGAGCTGCTCCTTCCAATAATTCAGGTTGAGGCTAGAGGACATTGACTTCAAGTCGTCCCAGCTGGCTCACACTATTTTTAGTCCTTGATTCTACTTTATTTCATGCAGGCAACATAAATGCATCTTGGGGTAACTTTCAACAACTAACGTGTTATGTTATGGGACTGGGTTCAATAGTACTACCAAACTAATCTCTCTCAAATACATCAAATCGAAGTAGTTATGCTAATATTAGTTACTAGTCACCACTGAGTACTATATTAAGAGTTATGTATTTCTTATACAAAGTTGAAAGAAACATAACAAACTAAAGAAgtctaaaataattatttcttaTACAAGCTAATAATGCATGCAATGAAATGAATTTGTAGTGAACAGCAAGGTAGTtgagattgaaattgaagaataaattaaacatgTAAAATGTAAAACCGTAACTAGATTTAAATCGAAAAATCATTTGATCTcatagaaatttttaaaatttactggCTTATCCAAAACTGTAATATAAGAAGATTTTAAGAATtggatttaaattttgtaataatgGCTCATACTTGTGTTTTTGATTCATGAAAGACTCAACGAAATTGCAAGTTGAGGAAGGTTTCAACTTTGTGTACGAGCAAGGCAATAGTACGGTTTTCTGC
This sequence is a window from Arachis duranensis cultivar V14167 chromosome 2, aradu.V14167.gnm2.J7QH, whole genome shotgun sequence. Protein-coding genes within it:
- the LOC107472100 gene encoding putative disease resistance RPP13-like protein 1, whose product is MKQFGNPLVRKWLDSLRDAVYCAEDLLDTVLAKAATQKEESSSWWSPSFLVKRDREMVEKMEGVVRRIEDLGKQKDFLGLEKIPTGGSSWRTPSTSLVRGNVYGREDDKKALVKMLKDNNEHHLSVMAIVGIGGVDKTTLVQWLYNNEEEFMKGFDLKAWVCVLEKFEVVETTRNVIKQIHGSTCSLDDFDLLQNALKKELSNKKFFIVLDDVWSDDGDKWSDFMTPFQQNGNKGSIILLLLGKKMLLPQFKIVTLIFSESCWRTIVGQCLRKMHLFQNQMGEQH